The Chloroflexi bacterium ADurb.Bin180 genome segment AGAATCAGGACCGACTCGCGTTGCGTGGCACCCATCAGCACCAGGCGATGTGAGGTGTGATCCTTGCCTGGTGTGGAGAGCGGATTGACGCCCCTGCGCAGGCGCGAAATCACCACCAGAGTCGTGTCGAAAATGGGCAGCCCCAGAACCACCACGGGAATCATCCAGGTCACAAAGGACACATTGTCGGGAAAGCGCAGCTTGATCCCCAGAGCAGCCAGCATGAACCCGATAAACAGGCTCCCGCTATCGCCCATAAAGATGGTTGCCGGGTTAAAGTTATAGTACAAAAAGCCGAGACAGGCCCCGAGCAGCGCTGCAGCGAGGCTGGCCACCAGGTACTGACCGCTCATCGCTGCCAGCAGGAGGAAGAATACGCAGGCTACGGTTGCCACTCCGCCGGACAACCCGTCCATATTGTCCAGCAGGTTCAAGGCGTTGGTGATACCGACCACCCACAGCATTGTCGCCGCCAGGTTGAGATAGGTGTTGTGCAGAAAACCTACCCTGATTCCCGAGACATAGAGGATAGTCGCTGCCAGAATCTGCCCGGCCAACTTGACCAGCGGACGCAGGCTCTGGCGGTCGTCCCACACCCCGAGGAACGACACCAGGGTTGCGCCGACGAGCATGCTGACCACCTGAGCCACGTAGAAGCGGTCGCCAAAGACCAGCAGCGCCACGATACAACCCAGATAAATGGCTACTCCGCCCAGACGGGGGGTGGAGCGAGTATGAACGCCCCGGGCGCTGGGCTGAGCAATGAATCCCCAGCGCAGCGCAGCCCGGCGCACCAGAGGCATGCTGCCCAACACGATGACCAGAGCACCAGCGATGATCAGCATATAGTCGGTCATGGGACCTCCGTCATTGCGGAGCAGCCGTCACAGTCAGTTGAGCCTGCAGTTGATTCACAAAACTCTGCAGCGCGTCTTTGTCGCTGCCAGAGGCCAAAGCCAACGCCGCCTGAGCATGATTCAAAGAGTCTTTGAGTTGACCCATCTGCTGATAGAGCAGCGCCAGATTACGGTGGCTGATAAAGTCGTTCGGATAGCTCTGCAGGACCTTTAGGTTCTCCTGAACCGCTTCCTCGATGCGGCCCAAACGGTAGTAAATCAGGCCCAAGGTGCTGTGCGCACGGGCCAGTCCGGGGTTCAGTTCCACCGCCTTCAGGTTGTACTCCAGGGCCTCGGTGATGTTGCCCTGCTCAAAGTAGAGGTAGCCCAGAATGCTGTAGGCCTCAGCATCCTCGGGGTTCAGCTCGACAGCCTTTTGATAGGCCTGTGCCGCCTCATCGAGTTTGCTCTGCGACGCATAAAAGTTGCCCAGGATCAGGTATGTGGAATAGAACTTGGGGTCCAGCGCCAGAGACCGGTTGATCTTTTCCAGTGCTCCGTCATTATCACCACGCGCCATATAGACCATCGCCCACTCGTTGAGCAGTATCACATTGTGTGGACTCAGCGCCAGCGCTTTGACGTAATAGTCATGGGCCTGTTCCAGTTTCTGCGCCCGCTCTGCCTCTGTCGGCGCTACATCAGCCCAGTTGCGATTCAGCCGCGCGAGGTTGGCATAGTGATCCGTGTTCAATGGGTTCAGTGTGCGCGCCTTGTCCAGCGCTTGATAGCTCTTCTCAAACCACTGGATGCGCTCTGCCCGGTCCGTCGCTGTAGTTGCTCTGCCCATTAGCGCTCGACCCAGGAAGAGATAGTAATAGTCCTGCGAAGGCGTCACCTGAATGGCGCGCTCATACAACTGAGCAGCGACATCGTATCGCCCGTCTTCTTCAAGCTTCAGACCCTGTTTGTAGTAAATATCGGCCCGCACAATGTCCATGTTTGTGGCCTGCACTGACACCAGTGCCACTACGATCAGGATCACATACACCCAGGAGTTGGCCAGGCGCAACAGCTTTTCGGGCAACTCGGTGTTCAGAGCAAGCAGGAAGGCAGCCAGCATTCCCAGCAGGCCCATCGACCGATAGAAGAATCCTACCGACGCGGTGATGTCCTGGCCCGGTCTGATTCGTGACGCGTGCACAGCGATGCCCAGAACCACGATGCTCAGGGTAACCCCTGCATAGGTGCCCAGTGCGGACAGCCACCACCCGGGACCGTGCTTGTCACCCGGCTGTCCAGTTGACCCGTTGCCTGCTTGCTCTACTTCGGCCAGCACTACAATAGCCCCCACTAACCAGGTCAAGAAGAACATCCACAAGGTGCCATAGGACGTCCGCGGGTCGCCCTTCGCAGCGAGTGTGGTCAGCGAGAGCTGAATGATGCGCAGCGTATCCATCTCTGACATCGGATTAACTACGAACTCAAAACCCAACGTAAACAGGATGATCGCGACGAGGACGGAACCGATGATCACTCTATTGCTAAGAGAGGGTGCCGCTGGTCTGACCTCGTGGACCGACGTCGCAACGTGGACAGCTTCTTTCCTGGCCTTGCGCCGGGCCCTTTTGCTCAGCCTGTCGGCCCCGCTGGTCCGTTCTACTGCCGCTCCTTCAGACAAAGCTGCAGCCGACGCCCGGTCGCGAATCCAGTTCAAGCCGAGCAGCACGAATAGAGCGGCGTACACCCAAAAGTGCACACGGGTCGCGGCAATGGCAATTCCAAAGTGGATTTCCACAAAGTGGGCCACGATAGCCGACAGCAGGCCGATCAGCAAAAGCTGCCTCGAATTGCCACCCGGATGTAGTTTCTCCTTCTCGCCTTCGGCTGGTTGCTGCCGGCGATAGAATAGGGCCGCAGCCACCATCAGGTACACCGACACACCGGCGACGAAACCAGCCGGCAATCCAACGCCGGAGAGCTGATATGTCCCCTCGGCTATTCGCGGCAGGAACACTCCAACCAGGGCTCCTCCACCGGCCAGGAGAAAGAACAGGTTGCGTTGCCGCCTGGATTGCATAAAGCCAAGCCACTTGAGGCCAAAGTAAAACACACTGCCGAACACAGACATGTAGGCGGCAAAGCCAATCACTCCGCCGATGACCAGAGCGTCGAACGTCTCGTTGTGTGACCGGTCCGGCGACGCGTTGCGTGCTTCATAGTAGGCCAACTCCGGCGGGTAATACGGATTGTAGGCCACGTGCATTGTCTCGGGCCCATAGCCAATGATCGTACGCACCGGATTAGCGCTAATGAGCTGGAGTACGCCTTCCCAGATGAGCACGCGGACCTTGCCTGTGCCGGCTTCGGTCTCAAAGACCCGTCCCAGGCGGCCCACGTAGGGGAGGCTGCGCAACGACGACAGCGGAGTGCCGGGCAGGTTGAACGCCACCAGGAAAGAGGCAATCACCACTGTGTGGATCACCCAGCCCAGCCACAGCCATCGCCAGCCGCGGCGCAACGCCACCAAAACGATGTAGGCCGGCACCACTCCCAGAGGAATGCTGCCGACCACGAACAGCAAGGCTCGACCGATGTCCCGTCTGTTCAGTGGACTCTGATCGCTCAGGCTGCGACGGAGTGAGATCAACCCGACCAGCATAAAGACGTACAGACCAGCCATCAGGCCTAGCCAGGGCCCGCGGCTCTGGGTGAAAAAGATGCAGATTAGTTGTACGGAAAGTACAAAAGCGTAACAGCCGGCAAGCAGGGAATGCCCGATATTGCTTTCCTGTTCTTTCAAC includes the following:
- the tagO_1 gene encoding putative undecaprenyl-phosphate N-acetylglucosaminyl 1-phosphate transferase; this translates as MTDYMLIIAGALVIVLGSMPLVRRAALRWGFIAQPSARGVHTRSTPRLGGVAIYLGCIVALLVFGDRFYVAQVVSMLVGATLVSFLGVWDDRQSLRPLVKLAGQILAATILYVSGIRVGFLHNTYLNLAATMLWVVGITNALNLLDNMDGLSGGVATVACVFFLLLAAMSGQYLVASLAAALLGACLGFLYYNFNPATIFMGDSGSLFIGFMLAALGIKLRFPDNVSFVTWMIPVVVLGLPIFDTTLVVISRLRRGVNPLSTPGKDHTSHRLVLMGATQRESVLILYLVCCALGVAAMFLTQASIIEGYFIGALLLCCGVYALWRLEQVQGDFVRRSRRASTGTEPATLSDQASKE
- the yrrB_1 gene encoding TPR repeat-containing protein YrrB, with the translated sequence MRTKLSVFCDRVLETGWLLAAILAPLYFNVLSSRVFEPDKLALVRSIALVMVAAWLIKVIDSSTWGNPSGQASRPRPSGVETARPGFWKRLTSVPLVVPTLFLVASYLLSTILSIAPEISLWGSYMRLQGTYTTYSYIVIFFLMLATLREREQVDRLCSTIILTSLPISLYGILQHYGLDSLPWSGSVTERVASNMGNSIFVAAYLIMAVPLTLARLIDSFSTLLKEQESNIGHSLLAGCYAFVLSVQLICIFFTQSRGPWLGLMAGLYVFMLVGLISLRRSLSDQSPLNRRDIGRALLFVVGSIPLGVVPAYIVLVALRRGWRWLWLGWVIHTVVIASFLVAFNLPGTPLSSLRSLPYVGRLGRVFETEAGTGKVRVLIWEGVLQLISANPVRTIIGYGPETMHVAYNPYYPPELAYYEARNASPDRSHNETFDALVIGGVIGFAAYMSVFGSVFYFGLKWLGFMQSRRQRNLFFLLAGGGALVGVFLPRIAEGTYQLSGVGLPAGFVAGVSVYLMVAAALFYRRQQPAEGEKEKLHPGGNSRQLLLIGLLSAIVAHFVEIHFGIAIAATRVHFWVYAALFVLLGLNWIRDRASAAALSEGAAVERTSGADRLSKRARRKARKEAVHVATSVHEVRPAAPSLSNRVIIGSVLVAIILFTLGFEFVVNPMSEMDTLRIIQLSLTTLAAKGDPRTSYGTLWMFFLTWLVGAIVVLAEVEQAGNGSTGQPGDKHGPGWWLSALGTYAGVTLSIVVLGIAVHASRIRPGQDITASVGFFYRSMGLLGMLAAFLLALNTELPEKLLRLANSWVYVILIVVALVSVQATNMDIVRADIYYKQGLKLEEDGRYDVAAQLYERAIQVTPSQDYYYLFLGRALMGRATTATDRAERIQWFEKSYQALDKARTLNPLNTDHYANLARLNRNWADVAPTEAERAQKLEQAHDYYVKALALSPHNVILLNEWAMVYMARGDNDGALEKINRSLALDPKFYSTYLILGNFYASQSKLDEAAQAYQKAVELNPEDAEAYSILGYLYFEQGNITEALEYNLKAVELNPGLARAHSTLGLIYYRLGRIEEAVQENLKVLQSYPNDFISHRNLALLYQQMGQLKDSLNHAQAALALASGSDKDALQSFVNQLQAQLTVTAAPQ